Proteins encoded together in one Lagopus muta isolate bLagMut1 chromosome 3, bLagMut1 primary, whole genome shotgun sequence window:
- the LOC125690934 gene encoding SUN domain-containing protein 3-like: MLRVEQELDKIQQQLRFLQWGAKDITLRALHEALKRNELPGFTGEAVQEMINQVLEKLEESPFQMRNYASKTSGAAIVRSKTSPSWIGSGKVFWYSLLVTPYMRPPEIILEPDNQPGNCWPFPGSQGHVFIKLPRAIFPTAVTLNHGVPATAYHADSTSSAPKDFAVYGLQEEGDEEGTLLGEFTFTPGQDPSQTFQLQNEHSGFINYIKLRVLSNWGHPDYTCVYQFRLHGNPAPDGEAKGKPLGLPFMEESPDLSP; this comes from the exons ATGCTGAGGGTGGAACAAGAGCTCGACAAGatccagcagcagcttcgtTTCCTGCAATGGGGAGCAAAGGACATCACCCTGCGTGCTCTCCACGAGGCCCTGAAGAGAAATGAGCTCCCAGGCTTTACCGGCGAG GCTGTTCAAGAGATGATCAATCAAgtcctggagaagctggaagAAAGCCCATTCCAGATGCGTAATTATGCCAGCAAAACTTCAG GCGCCGCTATCGTTCGTTCCAAGACTTCTCCCTCCTGGATTGGAAGCGGGAAAGTCTTCTGGTACTCGTTGCTGGTGACACCATATATGAGGCCTCCTGAGATTATTCTTGAG ccTGACAATCAGCCAGGTAACTGCTGGCCCTTCCCAGGAAGCCAAGGGCACGTCTTcatcaagttgcccagggccaTCTTTCCCACGGCAGTTACGTTAAACCATGGAGTTCCAGCAACGGCCTACCATGCAGACAGCACCTCCAGTGCTCCCAAGGACTTTGCTGTCTAT GGCCTGCAGGAAGAAGGTGACGAGGAAGGAACTTTGCTAGGAGAGTTCACCTTCACGCCAGGCCAGGATCCCAGTCAGACCTTCCAGCTGCAG AATGAGCACTCCGGGTTCATCAATTACATCAAGCTGCGAGTGCTGAGCAACTGGGGCCACCCGGACTATACCTGTGTGTATCAGTTCAGGCTCCACGGCAATCCAGCCCCTGACGGTGAAGCTAAGGGAAAGCCACTTGGTTTACCTTTCATGGAGGAGTCTCCAGATCTGAGCCCGTGA
- the C3H7orf57 gene encoding uncharacterized protein C7orf57 homolog — MPVEQPEKLTNSEIPHPPTSQIPGLGDLAKAHNGGMLGCRRRWIKDTDSAYIRLAKQGGRPDLLKHYAPVTRKSTPVAYAAPDWYLHHSSPPATNEPRNSISTLPDYMVHKEFNDDHHSSNYETRRGPFDFDTKSVWQRDAEDKENTEKKKVKLPAINAKYPSRTANVCMNKEFSGKNKLSFPPMPAQRKGEAINFSKLISNGYGTDWLLQYSGCGKKIQNTSEDSKKSQDSEPSQSESAPTSDELKPQFQECKQ, encoded by the exons ATGCCTGTGGAGCAGCCAGAGAAATTGACGAACTCAGAAATCCCACATCCTCCTACATCCCAGATTCCAGGTCTTGGTGATCTTGCAAAAGCTCACAATGGAGGGATGCTTGGGTGCCGTAGGAGGTGGATCAAAGATACTGATTCAGCTTACATAAGGCTAGCAAAGCAAGGAGGCCGACCTG ACTTGTTGAAGCACTACGCTCCTGTTACAAGGAAGTCAACGCCAGTAGCATATGCTGCGCCTGACTGGTACTTGCACCACTCCAGTCCTCCAGCAACCAATGAGCCACG GAACAGTATTTCCACTCTGCCTGATTATATGGTTCACAAAGAGTTTAATGATGACCATCATAGTAGTAATTATGAGACAAGAAGAGGGCCTTTTGATTTTGATACGAAAAGTGTTTGGCAACGAGATGCTGAggacaaagaaaacacagagaaaaaaaag GTAAAGCTCCCAGCTATAAATGCTAAATATCcaagcagaacagcaaatgTTTGTATGAACAAGGAGTTCAGTGGGAAAAATAAGCTTTCCTTTCCACCAAT GCCTGCTCAGAGAAAAGGTGAAGCAATAAACTTCAGCAAATTAATCAGCAATGGTTATGGAACAGACTGGCTTCTGCAATATAGTGGATGTGgaaaaaagattcaaaataCATCAGAAGATAGCAAGAAGTCCCAAG ATTCAGAGCCATCACAGTCTGAATCAGCACCTACAAGTGATGAATTGAAGCCACAGTTTCAGGAGTGTAAACAGTAA